A window of Syntrophales bacterium genomic DNA:
CGGACCGGAAAGGGTGAAACGCATGAGCAGGATCGTCGAGAACGTGAAGCTGTCCAACGGGCTTTCCCTGGAGGTCTGGGACCTGTCCCGTCCCATCGCGGCCGACACGACGAAGGTGGAGCTGTACATCCGGATCAAGGTGCGTTTCGAGGGGTCCCATTTCGACGATCCCGGACACTGCGACCTGACCCGGCGGGTATTCGGTCCCGAAGGCGTCTATGAATACCGGAAAGAACGGACCTTTGTGAACAACGCCGACCGGGAGGCCGTCTTCGCGGAGCTCCTGAGCGGCTTCCGGGAGGACGCCCTCCCCTATCTCGAACGGGCCGATTTTCCCCGGCGGTTTTCCCTGAACCGGTACCGGGAGATACTCCAGAACCCATGGAAGTACCCGGTCCGGCTGCCCGATGGAGACGCGACGTGAAGGAGCTGCTGACGGATCTTGCGAATGAGCAGGCGGCCCTGGACGGCCTGGTGGCGGGCATCCGGGAGGACCAGTGGACTGTCATGACCCCCTTTCCCGAGTGGACCGTACAGGACCAGATCAGCCACCTGGCTTTTTTCGACGGGGCGGCGGTTCTGGCGATGACGGATCCGCGGGCCTTTCAGGCGCAGACGGCGTCGTTCCCGCAGGACGAGACGGTCTTCGAGGTCACCCTGGAAAAGGGACGGCGGATGGCGCCGGCGGATCTGCTGGCCTGGTGGCGCCGCGAACGGGAATCCCTCCTGGAGGCTCTCGGCAGCCGGGGAGTGAAGGACCGGATCGAATGGTTCGGTCCACCCATGAGCGTCCGGACCCTGGCCACGGCCCGCCTGATGGAGACCTGGGCCCACGGACAGGACGTCGTCGATGCCCTGGGACTGCTGCGTCCCGCCACGAAGCGGCTTCGCCACATCGCCCAGCTGGGGTACATCACCTTCGGCTGGAGCTTCTTCAATCGCCGCCTCGATCCGCCCGACCGGTTGATCCGGCTGGAACTCCTGGCTCCGGATGGCGATACTTGGGCATGGGGTCCCGAGACGGCCGACGAGACCGTCCGCGGAACGGCGGAGGACTTCTGCCTCGTCGTCACCCAGCGCCGCCATCCCGGCGATACGGGGCTTCAGTGCAGCGGTCCCGTGACGGAGCAGTGGCTCCTGTACGCCCAGGCCTTTGCCGGTCCGCCGACTCTCGGCCCCAAGCCGGGAAGCTTTCCCAAGGCGGGAGAGTGAAGAGCGAGACCGGACGGAGCGTGCAGATGCTCCCGGTGTCCGCCCTGTTGTCCTGGAAACCCTGAACCCGCAGGATTGTCGGACTGTACCGGAGGCGGAAGGATGTTCCCTTTCCCGGCGCCGCCGGGGGCCCCGGCAAGCCTGCCCGCGTGGCGTTACGTTTCGCCGGGGTGCCGTGAAAGGCGGCCGCGGACTCATGAACTGGGAAGATCTGCTGGTATCCGTTGAGAAGCCAGGCCGGTACATCGGCGGCGAGGTGAATTCCCTGCGGAGGGATCCCGCTTCCTGCCGGCTCCGGTTTGCCCTGGCCTTTCCCGACGCCTACGAAGTGGGCATGTCCCACCTGGGGCTCCAGATCCTTTACTCAATCCTCGGTGCCCGGCCCGGCATCCTGGTGGAGCGCTGCTTCGCTCCCTGGCCGGACATGGAGCGCCTGCTCCGGGAAACGGGGGTCCCCCTCTCTTCCCTCGAATCCGGAATCCCCCTCCGGGACTTCGACGTCGTCGGTTTTTCCCTTCAGTACGAACTCTGCTTCACGAACGTCCTCAACATGCTGGACCTGGGAGGCATCCCCCTCCGGAGCGCCGACAGGCGGGACGGGGATCCCGTCGTGGTCGCGGGCGGTCCCTGCGCCTTCAACCCGGCTCCCGTGGCGGCCTTTATCGACGCCTTTGCCGTCGGCGAGGGGGAGGAGGTCGTCTCGGAGATTGCCGCGGCAGTCCTGGAAGGCCGCGAACGGGGAGAGGGGCGCCGGGGCGTCCTGGAGCGCCTGGCCGCCCTGGAGGGCGTGTATGTTCCATCCCTGCCGCCGGCGGGTCGTGTCCGGAAGCGCGTCGTGGCGGATCTCAACCGGTGGCGGGAGCCGCAGCGGCCCGTGGTTCCCCTGGTGAAGGCCGTCCACGACCGGGTAAACCTGGAGATCGCCCGGGGATGCACCCGGGGGTGCCGCTTCTGCCAGGCCGGCATGGTCTGGCGTCCCGTACGGGAGCGGGACCCGGCCCTGCTCGTGGAGATGGCCGACAGCATGCTCTGCGCCACCGGCTACGACGAGCTCTCGCTCCTCTCGCTCAGCTCGGGCGATTACAGCCGGATCGAGCCGCTCCTGGAGTGCCTCATGGCCCGCCACTACGACGACCGGGTTGCCCTGGCCCTGCCGTCGCTCCGCGTGGAGACCCTCACGGGGAATCTCATCGAGCAGGTCCGGCGGGTCCGCAAGACGAGCTTCACCCTGGCCCCGGAGGCGGGGACCCAGCGCCTGCGGAACCGGATCAACAAAGGGAACTCGGAGGAGGACCTTATTCGCACGGCCTCCCGGGTCTTCGATGCGGGCTGGCGGTCCCTGAAACTCTATTTCATGATCGGTCTTCCCGGGGAGACCCCGGACGACCTTGAGGGGATCGCCGGACTGGCATACCGGACGCTGGGCGTGGCGGGGAAGCGGGGACAGGTGACGGTGAGCCTGTCCACCTTCGTGCCGAAACCCCACACTCCTTTCCAGTGGGATGCGCAGGCCTCCCTGGATGAAACCGTCGGGAAGCAGCTGTTTTTCCGGGAGCGGATCCGGAACCGGAACCTCCCCGTCAAGTGGCACGACGCCCGGATGAGCCTCCTGGAAGGCGTTTTCTCCCGGGGGGACGAGCGTCTGGCGGACCTGCTGGAAGGGGCGTTCCGCCTGGGATGCCGGTTCGACGGCTGGTCCGACCACTACCGTTTCGAACTCTGGGAAGAGGCCATGCACGGGGCGGGCATCCGTCCGGAGGAGTACCTGCGGGAGCGCGGAACCGGCGAGGCGCTGCCCTGGGACGTCATCGACGCCGGTGTAGAGCGGGATTTCCTCCTGGAGGAGCGGGAACGGGGCCGGTGGGAAGAGACCACGGCGGACTGCCGGACCGCCGGGTGCACGAACTGCGGAGCATGCGACCACGACGTGGTCCGCATCGTCGAGGCTGCCGAGGAAGCGCTCCCGGAGCCGGATACGGGAGAGGGGAGCCGGATGCCCGACGTCGCGATCCCCGTCTGTTACCGGATGACCTTCGCCAAGCGGGGGACGTCGCGTTTTCTCTCCCACCTGGAGCTGTCGGCGGCCCTCCTCCGGGCCATGAAGCAGGCCGGCCTGTCCTTCGTGTTCAGCGGCGGATTCCATCCCCACCCGAAGGTCTCCTTCGCCTCAGCCACCGCCGTCGGCATGGAAAGCGCGGCCGAATACCTGGAGGCCCAGGTCCAGGAAAAGGACCCTTCGCCGCTCTCCCTCCCGGGGCGGATCAACGCCTTCCTGCCGGCCGGCCTGGAGATCACCGCGGTCGAGGAGATCCCCCCCTTCGGATGGTCCCTGGCGGAGCAGGTCACCGGTTTTTCCTTCCGGATCTCCCTGCCCCGGGAGACCTCTCCAGCCGAGTGGGACCGCCTGGCCGGCTGCACCGGGGCATTCCTGGCGGCGGAGAGCTTTCCCGTCACCCGGGAGGCAAAGGGCAAGGTCACGACCCGGGACGTCCGTCCCCTGGTGACCCGCCTCTCGGTGGATCCGTCCGCCTCCACCGTGGAGGCCGACGTGACGATCAGCCCGGCGGGCTCCGTCCGCCCCATGGAGATCCTCACGCAGGTCCTCGGCATCCCGAAAGCGGACGCGGCTCGCCTGCCCGTCCTCAAGACGGGGACCTTCTTCCGGTGATTTGCCGGACCCCCGGCCGCGCCCCCGCGGCTGGGCGTTTCTTCCGGGGCGCGGGGGCTGTTACGGGGGCTTCCGGACACGGCATCCAGGGGGAGAAATTTTGGTTGACAAACGGCGTTGAATTGCGTAGGTAGCCTTTTCCAATTTTTCTGACAGCGAAGGAATATCTCCCATGTACGCAGTCATCCAGACGGGTGGTAAACAGCACCGGGTTTCCGAAGGCGATGTCCTGGCGGTTGAAAAGATCGAGGGGCAGAAGGGAGACGCGGTGGTGTTCAGTGAGGTTCTCCTGGTTTCGAAAGATGAAGATGTCCGGATCGGCCAGCCTTTCGTGGATGGCGCAAAGGTCGTCGGAGAGATCGTCGCCCAGGAGAAGGGTCCCAAGATTGTCGTCTTCAAAATGAAGCGCCGCAAGGGATTCCGCAAGAAGACGGGACACAGGCAGCTTCTCACCCGAATGAAGATCAAAGAAATTTCTCTGTAGGCGGAGGGTCCGATGGCACACAAGAAAGGACAGGGGAGCTCCCGGAACGGCCGGGACAGCAATGCCCAGCGCCGGGGCGTGAAGGTCTACGGCGGCCAGAAGATTACCGCCGGCTCCATCATCATCCGCCAGCTGGGAACCAAAATTCATCCGGGCAACAACGTCGGCATGGGGAAGGATTACACCCTCTTCGCCAAGATTGACGGAGTCGTGACGTTCGAGAGGCTCGACAAGACGCGCAAGAAGGTCAGCGTCTACGCCGCCGCTTAAGGCGAGGGGATCCGGATCCTCCGGAGAACCGTCACACCTGGATCGGCCAATTCACGGGAAGGCACTTTGCATACAGTAAAGTGCCTTTCTTTTTTCAGGCGGGCCATTGAAAACCGCCCGTACGCGGCACTCCCCCCGTCCCGTGCCATTCCATGTACGAACGGTACGACTCACGGCCCGGGACTTCGGGCGCTTTGCATCCGGACGTTTTTGAACGGTCCGGATGCATGACTGTCGGCAGATCGCCATGAAATTCATCGACGAGGCAAAAATCTACGTGAAGGCCGGTGACGGCGGCCGGGGCTGCGTCAGCTTCCGCCGGGAGAAGTATGTCCCCCGGGGCGGCCCCGACGGCGGCGACGGCGGCAAGGGTGGAGATGTGATCCTCGTGCCGACGACAGCCCTGCAGACGCTCCTGGATCTGAAGTACCGCCAGCACCATACGGCCGATCGTGGAGGGCATGGCGGCGGCAACAACCGGACAGGCAGGAACTCCCAGGACATCCGGATCCGCGTTCCCGTCGGCACCCTCGTCAAGGATGCCGAAACGGGCGAACTCCTGGCGGACCTGACAGAGGAGGGCCTGGAATTTACCGTCGCCCGGGGCGGCATCGGGGGAAAAGGGAACGCTTTTTTCAAGACATCCACCAACCAGGCGCCGCGATTTTCCCAGGAAGGCATACCCGGCGAGGAGCGGACGATCCTGCTGGAGCTGAAGCTCCTGGCGGATGTCGGGATCGTGGGGCTTCCCAATGTCGGGAAATCCACGTTCATCTCCCGTGTCTCCGCAGCCCGCCCCAAGATCGCCGACTATCCCTTTACAACGCTGGTTCCAAATCTCGGTGTCGTCCGCTATACCGACGACCGGTCCTTCGTCGTCGCCGACATCCCGGGCCTGATCCGCGGGGCCTCGGAAGGCCACGGCATGGGCATCCAGTTCCTCCGGCACATCGAGCGGACGGTTGTCCTGCTCCACATCCTGGACATCTCCGGCGAGGACGAGGCATCCGGCTGGGAACGCTACGAGACGGTGAACACCGAGCTGGGACGCTTCAATCCCTCCCTCCTGAAAAAGCCCCAGGTCGTGGCGGTCAACAAGACGGACCTGACGGAGGTCCGGGAAAGGTTGCAAAAAGAAATTGACACGTTCGCCGCAAAAGGGATAAAAATCCATACCTTTTCGGCAGTTACCGGCGAGGGGCTGGCTGTGGTCCTCCACGCCGTGGCGGCGGAACTGGAAAAGCAGAGGGAACCCATCCAATGAATATGGTGCGGAAAGACGTCCTGGGGTCGGTGAAGCGAGTCGTCGTCAAGATCGGTTCGGCCGTGGTGACGGGCGAGGACGGGATCGACCGCGACATCATCGAGCAGCTTGTCGGCGAGGTGGCCGCCCTGATCGGGAGAGGGTGCCAGGTGGTCATCGTCACCTCCGGCGCCATCGCCTCCGGCAAACACCGCATGGGCATCACGACCCCCTTGAAGAGCATGCCCCAGAAGCAGGCGGCGGCGGCCATCGGACAGGGCAGGCTGATGCGGGTCTATTCGAACGCCTTCGGCCGGCACGGCATCTACGTGGGGCAGATCCTCCTCACCATGAGCGACCTGACGGACCGGAAGCGGTTCATCAACGTCCGCAACACCATGACGACCCTGATGGAGTGGGGCGTCGTGCCGATCATCAACGAGAACGACACCGTCGCCGTGGACGAAATCAAGTTCGGCGACAACGACTCCCTGGCCGCCATGGTGGCCAACATCGTCGAGGCCCACCTCCTGGTCAACCTGACCAGCACGGAGGGCCTCTACGACCGGAATCCCGCCAAGTCGAAAAAGGCGAAGATCCTGCATCTCGTCGAGGAGATCACCGACGACATCCAGGCGGCGGCGACGGACGAGACATCCGACGTGGGGACCGGTGGCATGCGGAGCAAGGTCCTGGCCGCCCGCCGGGTCACCGCCTTCGGGATCCCCTACATCATCGCCTCGGGCAAACGGAAGGGAGTCCTGACGGGCATCCTGGACGGGGAGGAGATCGGCACCCTGTTCCTGCCTTCCAGCGAGCACCTCAACAGCCGCAAGTACTGGATCGCCTTCACCCTCCGCTCCCGGGGGAAACTCGTCCTCGACGACGGGGCGAAGAAGGCCCTGCTGGAGCATGGGAAGAGCCTCCTGCCCTCGGGTATCCTGAACGTGGATGGGGAATTCGGCGTCGGGGACCCGGTGATCTGCGTCGATCAGCAGGGGATGCTCCTGGCCAAGGGGCTGGTCAACTTCAGCGCCCAGGACGTCCGGAAGATCATGGGGCTCAAGACCTCGAAGATCCAGCAGGTCCTGGGATACAAAGATTACGACGAGGTCATCCACCGGGACAACATGGCCGTCTCCAAGGAGCCGCGCCGGGTCCGGTAGGCTCGTCGGTATGGGCAGAAAAAAACGAAGGCCGCCATTTCCTGAGTGGCGGCCTGTTTCATGGGGCGCTCCGTCAGAACGGGTCTCCCCATTCAGCGTTTCTCCGTTGCCGGGAGCGGCGAGCTCCAGGCCCCATCCCTGCAATTGCCGATTCCCATCGGCCGTCGATTGCAGCGGCCGTCGCGAAGCCCCGAGCGGCTCAAATCCGGCATCCGTCGGTCAGACTCCCCCGCCCAGAACCTTGTAGAGGGTGACCTGGTTGGCGTACCGGGCCAAGCGCAGGGAGATCAGTCCCTGTTGTGCGCTGTAGAGGGAGCGCTGGGCATCGAGAACGCCCAGGTAGCTGTCGATTCCCTTTTCGTACCGGGCATTGGAAAGGCGGAAGGCCTCCGCGAGCGCCTCGACCAGCGCCTGCTGGGCCGCGATCTGCTGCTCCACGGTGCCCCGCACGGCAAGGGCGTCGGCCGTTTCCCGGAACGCCGTCTGAATGGTCTTCTCGTACTGGGCCACCGCCATTTCCCGGGCCACTTTCGTCACCTCGTAAGCCGACCACGTGCGGGCATCAAAGATCGGCAGCACGATCTGCGGCGCGAAGGTCCACGCGGCGGAGCCGGCGCGGAAGAGCCCCGACAGTTCGGCGCTGGCCGTGCCGATGGTCGTGGAGAGGGAGATGCGGGGGAAGAAGGCCGCCCGGGCGGCGCCGATGTCGGCGTGGGCTGCCTTGAGCCTGTGCTCCGCCGCCAGTACGTCCGGCCGCTTGAGGAGCGGGTCCGATGTCAGGCCGGAAGCGATTTCCACGGGCGGCTCGATGCGGGTCAGCGACTCCGGCAGGAGCTCCGGCGGCAGGGGGGAGCCGGCCAGGAGACGGAGGGCGTTTTCATCCTGCGCGGCCAGTTGCGTGTACCGGGCGACGTTTCCCCGGGCCGCCTCCACCTGGCTCTGGGCCTGCCGGAGGATCAGCGCCGAGACCAGTCCCACGTCGTGACGCTTCCGGACCAGGTTGTAGGTGGTCTCCTGCGCCTCCAGGGTGGCGGTTGCCAGTTTCAGGTTCTCCCGGTCCGCCGCCAGGGCGAAATAGGTGTTGGCCACGGCGGAGACGAGCATGATCCGGGCGCTCCGGCGATCCTGGTCCGTGGCGAGGTACTGTTCCCATGCCTCGTCCTTCAGGCTCTGGAGGCGGCCGAAGAAGTCGATCTCCCAGGCGCTGACGCCGGCGGCGACGCTGTTTTTCCTGGATATCATGTCTGTTCCGGAGCTCGAGAGGTCCGCCGGGATCCGTTCCCTGTACACGCTGCCGGTTGCGTTGACCGACGGCAGGAGGGACGCTCTCTGGATTCCGTAGAGCGCCTCCGCCTTTTCGACGTTCAGGACGGCCAGGCGGAGGTCGCGGTTGTTGGCGAGGGCGATCTCGACGATGTCCCGCAGGCCCCCGTCGGTGATGAAATCCCGCCATTGCAATTCCCACGCGGCCGGGGCTGGCACGGCCTCTGTCGTTTCCGTGTAGGCCGCCCCGGACGGCCACTCCGCGGGAACGGGAGGAGCGGGCCTGGTGTATTTCGGGGCCAGCGTGCATCCACCGAGGAGCACCGCCGTCACGGCCAGGCAAAGAATGGTCTTTCTGCTCATATCAACGATCCTCTGCCGGGCTTGGATCCTCCGGCTTGACGGTTTTGGTTTCGCCTGTGCTGCGCTTTCCAA
This region includes:
- a CDS encoding TIGR03084 family metal-binding protein, which encodes MKELLTDLANEQAALDGLVAGIREDQWTVMTPFPEWTVQDQISHLAFFDGAAVLAMTDPRAFQAQTASFPQDETVFEVTLEKGRRMAPADLLAWWRRERESLLEALGSRGVKDRIEWFGPPMSVRTLATARLMETWAHGQDVVDALGLLRPATKRLRHIAQLGYITFGWSFFNRRLDPPDRLIRLELLAPDGDTWAWGPETADETVRGTAEDFCLVVTQRRHPGDTGLQCSGPVTEQWLLYAQAFAGPPTLGPKPGSFPKAGE
- a CDS encoding TIGR03960 family B12-binding radical SAM protein, with protein sequence MNWEDLLVSVEKPGRYIGGEVNSLRRDPASCRLRFALAFPDAYEVGMSHLGLQILYSILGARPGILVERCFAPWPDMERLLRETGVPLSSLESGIPLRDFDVVGFSLQYELCFTNVLNMLDLGGIPLRSADRRDGDPVVVAGGPCAFNPAPVAAFIDAFAVGEGEEVVSEIAAAVLEGRERGEGRRGVLERLAALEGVYVPSLPPAGRVRKRVVADLNRWREPQRPVVPLVKAVHDRVNLEIARGCTRGCRFCQAGMVWRPVRERDPALLVEMADSMLCATGYDELSLLSLSSGDYSRIEPLLECLMARHYDDRVALALPSLRVETLTGNLIEQVRRVRKTSFTLAPEAGTQRLRNRINKGNSEEDLIRTASRVFDAGWRSLKLYFMIGLPGETPDDLEGIAGLAYRTLGVAGKRGQVTVSLSTFVPKPHTPFQWDAQASLDETVGKQLFFRERIRNRNLPVKWHDARMSLLEGVFSRGDERLADLLEGAFRLGCRFDGWSDHYRFELWEEAMHGAGIRPEEYLRERGTGEALPWDVIDAGVERDFLLEERERGRWEETTADCRTAGCTNCGACDHDVVRIVEAAEEALPEPDTGEGSRMPDVAIPVCYRMTFAKRGTSRFLSHLELSAALLRAMKQAGLSFVFSGGFHPHPKVSFASATAVGMESAAEYLEAQVQEKDPSPLSLPGRINAFLPAGLEITAVEEIPPFGWSLAEQVTGFSFRISLPRETSPAEWDRLAGCTGAFLAAESFPVTREAKGKVTTRDVRPLVTRLSVDPSASTVEADVTISPAGSVRPMEILTQVLGIPKADAARLPVLKTGTFFR
- the rplU gene encoding 50S ribosomal protein L21, whose amino-acid sequence is MYAVIQTGGKQHRVSEGDVLAVEKIEGQKGDAVVFSEVLLVSKDEDVRIGQPFVDGAKVVGEIVAQEKGPKIVVFKMKRRKGFRKKTGHRQLLTRMKIKEISL
- the rpmA gene encoding 50S ribosomal protein L27; its protein translation is MAHKKGQGSSRNGRDSNAQRRGVKVYGGQKITAGSIIIRQLGTKIHPGNNVGMGKDYTLFAKIDGVVTFERLDKTRKKVSVYAAA
- the obgE gene encoding GTPase ObgE gives rise to the protein MKFIDEAKIYVKAGDGGRGCVSFRREKYVPRGGPDGGDGGKGGDVILVPTTALQTLLDLKYRQHHTADRGGHGGGNNRTGRNSQDIRIRVPVGTLVKDAETGELLADLTEEGLEFTVARGGIGGKGNAFFKTSTNQAPRFSQEGIPGEERTILLELKLLADVGIVGLPNVGKSTFISRVSAARPKIADYPFTTLVPNLGVVRYTDDRSFVVADIPGLIRGASEGHGMGIQFLRHIERTVVLLHILDISGEDEASGWERYETVNTELGRFNPSLLKKPQVVAVNKTDLTEVRERLQKEIDTFAAKGIKIHTFSAVTGEGLAVVLHAVAAELEKQREPIQ
- the proB gene encoding glutamate 5-kinase — protein: MNMVRKDVLGSVKRVVVKIGSAVVTGEDGIDRDIIEQLVGEVAALIGRGCQVVIVTSGAIASGKHRMGITTPLKSMPQKQAAAAIGQGRLMRVYSNAFGRHGIYVGQILLTMSDLTDRKRFINVRNTMTTLMEWGVVPIINENDTVAVDEIKFGDNDSLAAMVANIVEAHLLVNLTSTEGLYDRNPAKSKKAKILHLVEEITDDIQAAATDETSDVGTGGMRSKVLAARRVTAFGIPYIIASGKRKGVLTGILDGEEIGTLFLPSSEHLNSRKYWIAFTLRSRGKLVLDDGAKKALLEHGKSLLPSGILNVDGEFGVGDPVICVDQQGMLLAKGLVNFSAQDVRKIMGLKTSKIQQVLGYKDYDEVIHRDNMAVSKEPRRVR
- a CDS encoding efflux transporter outer membrane subunit, with the protein product MSRKTILCLAVTAVLLGGCTLAPKYTRPAPPVPAEWPSGAAYTETTEAVPAPAAWELQWRDFITDGGLRDIVEIALANNRDLRLAVLNVEKAEALYGIQRASLLPSVNATGSVYRERIPADLSSSGTDMISRKNSVAAGVSAWEIDFFGRLQSLKDEAWEQYLATDQDRRSARIMLVSAVANTYFALAADRENLKLATATLEAQETTYNLVRKRHDVGLVSALILRQAQSQVEAARGNVARYTQLAAQDENALRLLAGSPLPPELLPESLTRIEPPVEIASGLTSDPLLKRPDVLAAEHRLKAAHADIGAARAAFFPRISLSTTIGTASAELSGLFRAGSAAWTFAPQIVLPIFDARTWSAYEVTKVAREMAVAQYEKTIQTAFRETADALAVRGTVEQQIAAQQALVEALAEAFRLSNARYEKGIDSYLGVLDAQRSLYSAQQGLISLRLARYANQVTLYKVLGGGV